Part of the Peromyscus leucopus breed LL Stock chromosome 6, UCI_PerLeu_2.1, whole genome shotgun sequence genome, TTCCTTAGCTAAGATCCCAGCTATGTCACTGAACTGACAGAGCTGATCAGGGCAAAATCCACGTCAGGATCTGAAGAAATAGATGACTCCTGTGAGTTCGTGAGTTTCTTTCCAGACTTTGTCTGGGCTGTTCGGGATTTCGTTCTGGAGCTGAAGTTGGATGGACGCGTCATCACAGCAGATGAGTACCTGGAGAATGCCCTGAAGCTGATTCCAGGTATCAGAGCCTGGCTTGGGAGGGAAGGCTCTAACTGTCTCATTCAGTATTTGGCATAAATGTTGATTTCACCCTAACTTGAACTCTAATTCAGTGATAAACTGATAACTAAAATGTGATTGGTGAACATTTTCCATGGTTATTATCCTGGAAAATTTTCACCTGCTGTAGTTTAAATGCAATGGAAACAATGAGGCATAAACATTGGACCAAATGATCGATCTTAAATCAATTAATAGTGAAAATGTGATTTGGATGGTAAtacattcttatatttttggttgtgagcctagcctttaacggctgagccatctctccagccctggatggtaatacattttataatgtcCATACCTGACACGTTTTGCTCCTTATAAAggatttctgttctctctctctctctctctctctctctctctctctctctctctctccacacacacacacacacacacacacacacacacacacacattatagattatatgtagatatgtattttagtttaactttaaaaatatatatcctaaccatatatatacaaactatatatatatatatatatatatatagagagagagagagagagagagagaatatacacaGAGCACATAAAATCACATGAAATGAAGTGATCTACCCCAAATTGTAATTCTTTTGTACAGTATATCTTATTAGTATTTGGCTACTTAAGATTTTTCAGATAAAgtatatattttgaataattaagaaaaaacattggtattttctttcaaTAAGACTCAAatcttttgtgtttcttataaCGTCCTCCTCTTCTCTTGACAGCCTCACAGTTAATATATttggcattatatatatatatatatgtatacatatatatgtatatatatatgaatatacaataTTTAGCCGTTGAGAGAGGTTTTGTTGTAATTTtattcattccttccttttttctctcaaCTTGCAGAGAATTGCTCTAATTCTCAGTCAAGACTAACAGATTCTGATTTAGCAAAGAGAAGAGGTCCTTACATTATATTAAGTGAATATTACTCATCATAATTGTCAAGGCAAAGAATTTCTTAATGTATTTATGGTTATGTCTACAGGAAGCtgatatttgtgtttttctgtccTGACCTGATATCATATGTCATCTTTCATTTTTCCAGGTTGCATATTATTGTTTACTGCATCACTTTGGTTTAAGATCCAAATTTCATTTCTCACAAGGATATAGAAAAGTCAGAAAACTTCTTCTAACACTTTGGTTTCATTAGTTAACTGTCCAGTAAATGTTTGTTAAATTCTTAATCCACTGGGGTCTGGAGCAAATGCTAGGAAGACCAAAGACTAGTTGCCCTGATCCCATGGATAGCTGGTCCTTTTTATCTTCATAATTGCTTCATTGCCCTTCACTTTTCAGCATAAATGGATTTATCACTGTCTTAGATGCTCAAATGAAGAGCCATGTGTGTGGATTACAGGAGATTTAGGGATAGAAGAACAGCTGTGATCCCAAGATCTCTGGAAATGAAAACACCAGGTTCTTAGCCTGAAGGCTGtcctttcaaagaacaaatttcttttatatattttacaggCAGAGGCCTGAAAGCTCAACTTTCTAACATGCCTAGGGAATGCATCAGGCATTTCTTTCCAAAAcggaagtgttttgtttttgatcgacctacaaaagaaacagaactctTAGTCCGTGTTGAGGGAATGCCAGAAAACCAGCTGGATCAAAATTTCCAATTGCAATCAAAAGCATTCTGCTCTCACATCTTCTCCATTGCAAAGGCCAAGACCTTGAAAGAGGGAATCATTGTCAATGGAAATCGTGAGTTACCTATGCCCCAGGGAATATCTCTCTACTTTGAAATTGTGTGTTGTAAAACATTAGTATCTCATATGAATATAGAGAAACAGCTGTTCATGCTACTTGGAAAATTTTGCCTTTCTTAAATATTATCTCTCTACATAGGCTTTATTAAAACCTAATACATCTTAAGAAATGACTAATGATCAAAGAAGCAAGACTGAGGTTAAAGAGGGAATACCTATGTCTGAAGTAATGTGCAAGGACACAAGTGCTTGTCTGGTTAGAAAAGACAGTTCTAAAGTATGCGAGAGACCAAGGTTCCTAAAAGTTCATTAGAGTTTTGAGATAAAATTCACTGTTTTTGTACTCAGGAGATGGTTCGGTCAGTGAAGTGCTTAGCTTGCAAGCaagagttcaatgcccagaatcCACCTAAAAGTGTTTagggtggtgatgcacacctgtaactggtgaagtagaggcagacagattacTGGGGCTTGCTGCCCAGACAGTCTGGCCTACTCcagccagtgagagactttgtctcagtgaaatataaaattaaaatggggCAACAATGGTTGTCAtttggcttctacacacacacacacacacacacacacacacacacacacacacacacacacaaatacatgcaaccatacacacacaactccCAACACAAATTAACTATTGTTTTATGCACATGTCCTTCAATGAAATGGCTTTATACGGTCACATGAAGCCCATACTCAAAAGAGCTGCTCCTCTCACATAATGTTCTGTTATTGTCTTGAAATTCttgaatgctttttttaaaaaacattatcactttcagttgaggcagggtccAACAAAATAGGCTTTCCTCTCATACATGAAATTTTATTGCCTAAGTAATTTAATACTTCATTGCTGATTCATGAATCATGTGAAATTAACAAAAGTTAGCTTGATATTTAACCTTAAATTCCCTGCCTTGGTCAGGACTGGCAACTCTGGTGACGACCTATGTGAATTCCATCAATAGTGGAGCAGTTCCTTGTTTGGAGAATGCAGTGACCACTCTGGCTGAGCGTGAGAACTCTGCAGCTGTGCAGAGGGCGGTTGACCACTACAGTGAGCAGATGGCCCAGCGAGTGAGGCTCCCCACAGACACGCTCCAGGAGCTGCTGGATGTGCACACAGCCTGTGAGAAGGAAGCCATTGCTGTCTTCATGGAGCACTCCTTCAAGGATGATGATCAGAAATTTCAGAAGAACTTGGTGGTactgtgttttgtctttttttttttttttgttgttgttgttcttgatACCCACATTTAGGAGTGTTGATTAATGGCTGCTATTTTGACCTTTTCATTTATCTGGATTCTTGTGAGTGAGAGGGTTCCACAGGATCAAAAGTGAgggatttgattatttttttcatcaGTGCACAAGAATGTTCAATGAATGTGTCAACACAGAAAAGCACATATGCATTAACTCAGTTTTGTAGATTATAAGCATAGTGCAGGGAGGCTGGAGTGCTCTGCTCAGGAGACTGAAGGAAGATGtaaactgagttcagttctcaccTGAAAGCATTGGAAAGCCTCCTGATTCAAGCAGGAGAATCCCTTGGACTGTAATTTATAATTATTGTATGTCCACACACCCGTATTCTCCATGGAGGAGATGAAGGGCTCCTGAACCTATACAAAGTTCCAGTAGCTGTGTGAGTTGTTCTTTTACAGATACATTTTCCTCCATATTAATTCTTGGAGGAAATGCTCCTACCAACCATGTCCCATTTTTCAGCTGGTGAATTGTTCGCTGTTTATCTCATTGCTGCTGGAAGAGCCAAAGGTCCTGCAGCTAGACTTTATTATTTCACAGTGAGCCTGGTCACTGGAAGGGCATGGAATTTCCATGGTTACTCATACAGTTGCTCAGACATGGTACTGAACAGAGTTTACTGATTTATGGTGTAATTTCCCTATCCACGTCTATTGTTTCCCCCAAGATCACAGCTGGATCCATTTTCTAACAAATTCCACTTCTTGTATCTCTACAATCCCTTTGTAGACCACtatagaggaaaggaaggaagctttCATGCAACAGAATGAAGCAGAATCTCTCAGTCTCTGCCAGACTGAGCTGGAGAAGCTGGCGGAGCCCCTGAGGGAGAGCGTCTCACGTGGAGCTTTCTCTGTTCCTGGTGGGCACAGCCTCTACTTAGAAGCCAGGAAGAAGGTTGAGCAGGGCTATGAGCAAGTGCCCAGGAAGGGAGTGAAGGTGAGGAATGAGCAACAGGGAGGTGGGTCTCAGGGTTACCAGGAAGAATCCTTCCTCCTTAGAATTGAACTGTTCATGAGGAGATGGCTGAACACGTCTATCTGTGCATTTCCACCTTTTTTGTATCCagagttattatttttatgtatttatttaaaaatttcattgtatatatatcATTTTTTATACTGTACATGGTACTGTgttatattaagaaattttcatattcacacacacatatatgatatgaTGAGAATATCCCCCATATCTCTCTATCCTCTTTTTCAATGAAGTCATAAAATTAGTCTTTCTCTTATAATCCTCTAATCCTAACAAGAGTATAGTAACTTTTTCCATTGATTAAACAAggcaatttttttctaaattaaatagtGAGATTTGGAGATCAAAGACATATTTGTCCATGAGATACTGATGCTCTTCCCTCACAGATAGTCAGTTGGATACACTGGAGTAAGAACTATCCTGGcacaaacagaaagcagaaataacGGTGCAATTACTGTCATGGTGGTTGCGATAATAATGATGTTCACATAGCCAACACACTCTTTTTAGGTTTTATTTCCCTTTGTATTGTTTTGAAATGGATTCTTGGTGTAACAAGGCCAGACTGTCACTGAACTTGCAATCCGGCAACCttagcttccccagtgctgggattatagacatgagccaccatgcccagattttaaTACCTTCTGTTATATGACAGATACCACCAGTAACTTGAAAGTGCGTGCCACTTCAGAAGTTACAATTCAATCTTCAGAATAAGGGTATAATAAGGTACTACTGTTGTGCACATTTAAGAGTTGTGAAATGGGATGACTGAGATGCTGATGCATGGTCAGGCCACAGAAGAACAGGTAGGGCAGCTCCGTGTATTTAGCAGCCATGCAAACTTCAGAAGACAGCGTAGTGAAGCTTCCTCTGAAAAAAGATGCAGAGCAAAGATGGATTATCAATGGGTGCCTACCCAGATAATAAAAGCACAGCAAGGATTCTAGCAGACAGGAAGTGTGTGAGTGTATTAAACAATGGAGAGGGCAGTTTTGAGGATCTGCAGTATCTGCCTAGGTCTCCAGGACCGTAACCTGGCCTGAGAAGTGGAACACTATCTGGAAGGAGAGACTTGGGAGAGGGCTGCCACATAAGGTTTTGAAAAATTACAGAAGAGATTTGAActactgctgtgaaaagaagGAAACAGGGGGTCTTAAGAAGGATGAGAAATTGTTCAGGACTTTAAGGGCAACAGTGTGTTTTTGTGACCTGATAATTTTACTTTCTTGTTTCTCCAGGCAAATCATGTCCTTCAGAGCTTCCTACAGTCTCAGGTTACCATAGAGGACTCCATCTTGCAGTCAGACAAAGCCCTCACTGATGGACAGAAGGCCATGGAAGGTATATGGGAGGACTTGGCTCTCACAGGGATGGATAGGCTTCTGCTAAGCCTGCTGACTTACTGTCAGGAAGGTCTTCCTACATAGACCGCACACTCTGCTAATCCAAAATTAAGAGGGCGGGATGGTCCCACTCAGCCAGTGTTGCAAGTGCCTTCTAGCATCGTTCCAAAATACGCTCTGGAAATATGGGGAGTAGGATTCAGACTTCTCTCTTGCATCTTTCAAAATCAGCTATGTCTCTGAGCCCAGGAAAGGAGAGCTCTGTCCTGACTGCTGTGTTTTGCTTCTCTCAAACCCTCGTGGGACAGCTGAGCGGGCTCAGAAGGAGGCAGCGGAACAGGAGCAGGAGCTACTGAGACAGAAACAGGTGGAAATGCAGCAAGTGATGGAAGCTCAAGAGAGAACCTACAAAGAAAACATGGCCCAGCTGCATGAGAAGATGGAGACTGAGAAGAAGAACCTTCTGAGAGAGCAAGAGGAGATGCTAGCACACAAGTTGAAGGTGAGACTCTGTGGGCCCCAGAACTGATCAGAGGGATAGTGTTCAGGTTCCTTGTCTGACATCTCCACTCTTGTGAACGGTGCTGAAGGAGTCACAGGATACAGCTTGCTTGGGCCATTTCTCCTAATCCAGGAATCAGGCAAATTCCTCAGTGAACTCGTTTTGGTAGAGTGACAGACACATGCAAATGTCAAGCCCTGACCTTCAATACGCATGGTTTTCcaagtgtatttttctttttatagatcCAAGAAGACATGCTTAAAGAGGGATTTAAAAGGAAATGTGAAGCAATGGATTCAGAGATAAGCCAACTACAAAGGGAGATTCAAAAAAATAAGGGTGAAAATGGCTCACTGGATGCTAAACTCCGTGAAGGGTTTGGAAATGTGTTACTTGCAGTATTGCCTGGTGCTGGTAAGGTACTTAATCTAGGGATGAAAATGCTACACAATCGAATGTTAAGGGCAATGATTCATTAGAAAACTGTAAATATGGTATCTTTATTCCTGAGAATTATTTTTGAACTCTTTATCAATATTAACTTCATTTATTAAGTTTCAAACACCAAGAACATTGGTCACTCTCCACACTCTCTACACCAGTCCAGCCACAGACCCTTtggtctacaatggtgtcctgcctgcaaaatatgctggtGCAATGTTGGCACAAAgtttgtaggagtaaccaaccaatatctgacttgacttaaggtccactccacagCATGAAACCCATAACTGACACCGCTTGGGTGACTAAGaatcagagactagatagcccagagaacCTACAGTAAAACCAAGCATTACTATTCTATACCCTCCCAAAGGTAGCTATAAAATGAcacctaatgacattctgctatactcatagattagtaccttgctcagccatcatcagagaagcttcctcttgcagcagatgggaacaaatacagagacccattgCCAGaaattatgcagagagtgagatcAGACTTTGGAACAGTTAGCCCTAAATAgggtgtctccatcaaacccaTTTATTCAGGGCTTAGAAAAACTGTCAAAGACAAgtcagaaagagtataagagtcagaggggatggaggacatcaagaaatCAAGGCctctttgggactggagagatggttcaaaggttgagagcactggctgcttttccagagctgctcttccagaggaccctggttcaattcccaggacctacatggcagctcacaactgtctgtaactctggttccaggggatcagacaccctcacatggacatacatgcaagcaaacacaccaatgcacataaaaaatattaaaaatttttaaaaagaaagaaaataaggcccTCCAAATCAACAGAATccatgcacataggaactcatagagactgaggcgagcatgcagagggcctgcacaggtctgcaacAGTTGGGATCCTAGAACGGAAAGAGAAGTGCAAACACGACCCCATCCCTAATCCAGAATCGacctccaattgataaccacttacaaatgaaaatttagttttctccaagggagtttcattggggaaacaaactactccatcctgtggagtggaccttaagtcactATCTGagagggtggatctggatggCAGGCGAGGTGGGGAGAAATTCAGAGGAGTAGCAGGAAGGGAAATGGTGGTCAgaattatgtgagaaaaaaatcctttttcaataaaagtaaaataattaaaagcaatccattacatttttatatgGTGGGTACTGTCTGCCAGCCCATGCCCaccccactgcccactgcccagaAGGCCACCACTATGGTAGTTTTCCTTCACAGATGGGAATTACTGGGCATGGATGGGCGAAGGCTTTGCAGGTATCAAAACTTCCCACATGAAATGCATCTGTCCACATGTGCCTGTTATGCTTATTACATTGAATACAGCTATGCCTTGTTGGTTTGATATTACTGAACTTTCACCAGATTCCCAGGAGGATAAATATGGAACTAAACAGGCAGCAGAAAATGTAAAAGCTTTGATAAATTGAAAGATGAAGACTGGAATTCCTTCTAGCAGAATTATTTTTAGGGGAATTTCTCAGGGTGATACTTGTAATACACCACTCTTACCACACAGCAGAAACTGGCCAGCAACACTGCTCACTCGGTCACTGGCTTCCACTTTGGGATTGGTTTCCACAGGATCCTATCAGAGAGCTTACAGAGATATTTCTATTCACCAGTGCCATGAAGATATGACCCTTTAGTTCCCCGAATGTTTGGTTCTCTTACTGTTGACAAACTAAAAGCATTGGTGAATCtagtcaaataaaatttaaaatctatgaAGACATGATGCACAGCTCATGTCTGCAGCAATTCATTGATTAAACTCCTACCTCCAATTGATTGACATCTCTAAGAGGCCTTGTGTAGACATCCACCAGCATCACTGTAGTAGAGTGTAAACCTTTTCCCACTCCTGATCATAAAACTTCTAATGTTTACAgagttaaaatgttttacaaatatACACCAATGATACAGACTAAATGATGTTTCCCTCATAGAAAATGTAAGACCCTTTTAAGCTTCTATACCTATATTTGTATTATACAATCCAGAATGTACCAGTATTAAAATAGATGAAGTGAAGCAGCTAGCTTTTCCCCCTCAAATTAATTCAGCAATATAAAATACCACAACCAGAGTTTTACCacagtatttaaaaattactggTTTGCTCACTGATAATTTGTCCAGGTCTAAACAAGCTGTTAGGATATAAGTGATTTGCTAATGCCCTGACTTAGGTGTCTAGTTGCCATGCAGTGcctgtatttttatatgtatgcatatacatatgtgactGTAATACTAAGAATTAGATGATATTATGTTATACCCAATACTAAGGAGAATGCTCTTAAGTGTCAAAAAAGTAATACTGCTCTCTTCAACTAATCGCCCTTTTATTGCgggcatcaggcttttcttttttcttctgcttaATTTTTCTActcccaagaaagaaagaaaaataggttctttctttcttaattttccaTAGAAGACTAATATTGCCTCTCTGCCACAATAAAAACCTATCAACATATACTATAACTTCACATTTTGAAACATAGACATAGGGTATTTTAAATCTAGGTAATGTGCAAAGAAACCAAATATTAATTAAGCTTATGTATTTCAAATAATGCATCTTATTAGATGGTAGAGTTATCAGAATTTTCAGTCCCAGTAATAATTTTGTGGATTcatttttctgtaaaaaaaaaaaaaggtaaacaatATCTTGGCATGTTTATAAGTAAATACTTAAGACCAGTCTTGAAGTCTAATTTCTAAAAGAGTTACATCTTACAGCAGAGTTTAAGTTTACATCATATGTTTTGCCTGAAATCAAACACTGTTCAAGATGAACAATCAGAAACTTTTGTTTATCTGACAACAAACTAATTTGAAATTTTTGTCTTAGGTAAAAGAATTTTTGAGAATTAGTCTCCTGGGCAAACATTAAAATAGCTACTACTTGATTATAAATCATCAACTTGTCCAGAAAATTggtgaaaactattttaaattaatttgtggGTACAAAAGAGCTAATTagaaccatatatatataataatatatattacaataatatatattatatatgtatgtgttgtgtagtTACCACACAGTTGAATATGTTGCAAAATTATGGTTATTTCTGAACTGTTGCTTTTCCTGCTATTTTCAAACTGACAAAGACCGTTTTAAGAAACATCTTTATTAACTGATATGGAGATCATTTGGTATGGATTAGATAGGATGTTAATAATAAAGCCAGATGCTTATGTCtggatttaaaataatttcaaatactaATTTGTTACTTTGCTTTACTTTGAAGAACAAAAATCTTACTTCAGTTATACTGTAGTAAAGTTTTACTTGGGGTAAGATATTTTC contains:
- the LOC114681719 gene encoding guanylate-binding protein 4-like; translation: MASGTSMEAPICLVENENEELRVNPKAVKILEEITQPVVVVAIVGLYRTGKSYLMNRLAGQNHGFNLGSTVRSETKGIWMWCVPHPTKPQFKLVLLDTEGLGDVEKGDSKNDSWIFALAVLLSSTFVYNSMSTINHQALEQLHYVTELTELIRAKSTSGSEEIDDSCEFVSFFPDFVWAVRDFVLELKLDGRVITADEYLENALKLIPGRGLKAQLSNMPRECIRHFFPKRKCFVFDRPTKETELLVRVEGMPENQLDQNFQLQSKAFCSHIFSIAKAKTLKEGIIVNGNRLATLVTTYVNSINSGAVPCLENAVTTLAERENSAAVQRAVDHYSEQMAQRVRLPTDTLQELLDVHTACEKEAIAVFMEHSFKDDDQKFQKNLVTTIEERKEAFMQQNEAESLSLCQTELEKLAEPLRESVSRGAFSVPGGHSLYLEARKKVEQGYEQVPRKGVKANHVLQSFLQSQVTIEDSILQSDKALTDGQKAMEAERAQKEAAEQEQELLRQKQVEMQQVMEAQERTYKENMAQLHEKMETEKKNLLREQEEMLAHKLKIQEDMLKEGFKRKCEAMDSEISQLQREIQKNKGENGSLDAKLREGFGNVLLAVLPGAGKVLNLGMKMLHNRMLRAMIH